AGACGAAACCCGGCTCGTGGTGGCCGGAATGGGCCGACTGGCTTTCGGCGCAGAGCGGGGAGTTCACCGCTCCCCCGACCATGGGGGCACCGGACCGGGGTTATCCGCCGATCGGACCAGCCCCCGGCACCTATGTCCACCAACCATGACTGCTGAACGTACCGTCGCACCACGCCCGGCCGACAGGATCGATCCGCAGCCCGATCACCCCAACCATTCGATCCAGTCAAGAGGTCGTTTGTTCGGTGATCGTCCTTCATCAGAGACATGCGAGCGGGATGCTGACGATGCGCGAGCAATGGGGTTCAAGAACGGGCTTTATTCTGGCGACCATTGGAGCAGCGGTCGGGCTTGGCAACATCTGGCGCTTCGCCTACGTTGCGGGAGAGAATGGCGGTGCCGTTTTCCTCTTCATCTATCTCTTGTTCATTCTGCTGATTGGCCTGCCACTCGTCGTGGCGGAGCTGGCGATCGGCCGACACGGGAGAGGTGATGCCGTGGCCGCATTCGAGGCGGACGGATGCGACAGTGTGTGGCGAGGCGCCGGCTGGATCGGGGTGATTGGTGCAGGGCTGATCCTCAGCTTCTATTCGGTCATCGCAGGCTGGGCGCTCAAGTATTTCGCTGGCGCCGCGACCGGTGCGCTTTGGCAGACCGCAACGGGCGGCTTCGGCTCGTACTTCGAGGCATTCGTCAGCGGTACTGGAGAACCACTCCTGTGGCAGGCGATCATGCTGCTGGCCGCAGCCATCGTGGTGGCTGGTGGCGTCAATCGCGGGATCGAGAGGATCAACCTGTGGCTGATGCCTCTTCTCGCTCTCATCGTCATCCTGCTCGCGGCCTTCGCGTTGACGCTGCCTGGCGCGAGCAGGGGCGTGAGTTTCCTTTTTGCGCCCGACTGGAGCGCACTGACCCAGCCAACCGTATATCTCAATGCTCTTGGCCAGGCGTTTTTCTCTCTCGGCGTCGGCGTGGCCGTCTTCATCACATATGGCAGCTACCTCGGTCGTGAGACGCGTATACCGGGGGCCGCAGCGACGATCGTAGTCGGTGACACGGTATTCGCGATGGTCGCGGGGCTTGCCATATTTCCAGCAGTTTTCGCACTTGGCGGCGATCCTGCTGCCGGTCCAAGGCTGGCCTTCATCACATTCCCGCAGGTGCTGCTGCAAATGCCCATTGGAACGTGGATCGGGATCGTTTTCTTTCTGCTGCTCGCGGCCGCCGCGCTCACCTCGATCATCGCGCTGCTCGAGGTGCCGGTGGCGGTTGCCGCCAATCGTTTGGGATGGTCGAGGATACGGGCGACCGCAGTCGTGACGACAGTGGTCTTCGTCGTAGGGATACCGTCCGCCCTCAGCTATGGCGTACTCGGTGCCTTGACGCTCGGCGGCCTACCCGTCCTGGATGCGATCGATCATGCCGTCTCGAATTTCATTCTCCCCCTCTGCGGGTTGGCGATCGCGATTTATGTTGGTTGGCGGCTCGCGCCGGCCACCGTGATGGAGGCGGCGAACCTCGAGAAATCGGCGGTGGGCCGGACATGGCTGTGGCTGCTGAGAATAGTGGTGCCCGCAACGATAGCTGTCATCCTGATGAGGTCACTTGCCCTCATCTAGACCGGACCTGCCCGCCGACGCCCCCCGTCCGGTGTCATCGAGAGCCGCCGCACGATGACTGGCACCGCCGGAGCGGCGCCGGCCCGCTGGCACGGGGCAGCTCCCGCAACAATCTCGGGCCTATTGTGTCCACAGGACTGTGCCCTCGTGGAATTGCGACCAGGCGAACCAGAAGGCCTGATGACTGCCGAGATCGGAACCGTTTGCGTCGACGGCTTTGATTCCGCCCGCATCGAGCACCAGGCGGACGTTCTCGAAACCGACCGTGGCGCCGTTCAGCAGTGCCGCCATTGCCGTCGTCCGCTGGAAGGCCACCGGCGTTCCGGTCGCGGTCACGACGCCGATGACGTCCTCGTGAACTGGCAGACGCGGATCGACATCGCCCACGGGAAAGATCGGCCCATTGGCGTCACGACCATTGCGGAAGTCGAAATTGCGCCCGAGCGCCAGCGCTTCCACGAGCACGGTCGTTGCCGGATGGGCTCGTCTCCAGGAACCCCAGTCCGAGGTGATGACGCTCACTTGCTGGAGTTTCAGGCCCTTTTCAGCGAGGGGTCCGGTGACCGCGCGCCCCAGGAAGGTGTCGAACACGGAATGCGTATTGACGTCGTACATGACCTTGTTCGATCGGATGAGGAGCCCGGAAGTTCGCAGGATCGGCCGCTCGATCCCTTCCGGCATTCGGTCCGTCAAGTAGGCCTGGGCAGCACCGCAGAGCGTGCAATAGGGAATAGCCAGGTGGCGTCCGCCGAGCGTGTCGTTGACCATCTCGCGCACCTCCATGATGCGCCGCGGATAGGCTCGGAACTCACCGTTCACCTCGATGCCGAAGACGACGTCGTCGTCCTTCAGCCACGTCGCCTCCTCCACGCTGCTGACCTTCGGGTTGTCGGCGGCGGGGATGCAATTGCACGACACGTCGGTCTGATCATAGGGACGGTTGTCGATCAGTACGCCACCCCAGGACACGAGCCTCCAGTCGATGTCACCCTCGACGAAGATCTCCTGCCAACCCGGCACGAAGCTGGTGAAGATCGAGCGCTTGAATGCAAGATAACCCGGAAATTCCGGAACATCCCAGGCGATGAGACGGTTCGAAATCGCTTCCAGATCGAAAGCCGGTTCGAACTCGACCCCGAGGAGCGCGGCCGCCGCCTCGGAGAGCTCACGGGCGAAGCCCGCCTGCCACGTGAACCGCAGCATGTCGGTGATCAGCCAGGCGAGTCTCGGGTCGCCCGACTTCGCGATCTCCTGAAGCGCCCCGGTTTGCTGCGGCCCCCAGCGACCTTGCGAAATACTCTCGACGAAAACCGCGCGGACAGCCCGCTGAAGTTCATCCGAAAGCGGTCCATCAGGTATCGCGGGCGGCTCCCCGAATTGTTCGATTGCGTAGGCTGGCAGTGGCTTTCGCTCCTGGGCTACCGAGGCATCGGGCCCGAGCGAGCCGAGCAAGACGGACAGGGCGACCAGCGTCATGAGGTGGACGAAGCAAGTCGCTGCTCTCATGGGTGTTCCACTCCCCTCTGCGAACGCACGCTCGGGCCCACCGACCGGCCCCGCCCGGGTGCTGCGCATCGCGCAAACCACCCATTTTCCGCATCGGCTCATTTGTCGATCGAGATCCCCCGAGCGTCCAGTCACGATCGCATCAGCATCTCGTGAGGACCGTTTGGCGGATGCTTGCGGCGGGCCGCCCCGCCGAACGCCGTCGAAGAGGCCTCCCGGTGGGGCTCGAATGGGCTGCTCTCGTCGCGCGAGCCGTCGTGCGACCTCAAGGACCCTGCAAAACCCCGGCGGCGGGGGTGACCGGACAGCGCGTCAATGGGCCGACGAGAGGAAAATTCCAGCGTAACGTCAGTTCCTCTCCCGACAGTGTCATGCCCAGCACGTAGTCCCGAACCGCATCTTCGCCGCACTGTGCCTGGGCCCCGGTGAACCATCCCTCCTCGCGCCGTTCGAGTGGAAACCAGGTGAGGCGGCACCAGATCTCCCCGTGTCGCAGCCATTCGGAACCGACCACGAACGGTTCGGCCAGGACGGTTCCACCTGGCTTGATCGGCGCGCGGGCGCATTGGGCGGCAGTGCCCCACGCCCCGTGGAAACGCTCCCGATCGCCGCCAGCATCGGCCGTGGCAGCGATAGAGGTACATACGAAGAGGATGACCGAGCATGGGTAGCGCATGAACTCCGCCTAGCCGCTCCGAGGCGACGCAACCAGTCACTTCGCAGTGATCCCGGCACCGGAGCCGGGTCCCGGCGACTGCCAACCATGCCGATCCGATCACGATGCCGGCCCGACAACGAAGGGGCGAACCCGATGACCGGGTGATGGCCTTCAGCCGACGCGTCGAGAAGGGCGACCGGGTAGCGCCGCTTCGATCGGCTGTACTCTCCTCCCATCGCCACTTCACGCGCCATGCCCGCAGCGCGATCGGTGGGATGGTGCACATAGAGCAGACGCATTCGGCACGCCCTGGAGCCGCGGCTTCCACAACGAGGAGGGGGGGGGCATGATCGAGCGGGTCGCCCTCCATCCATCCGCGCCGGTGCGCGCAAAGGGATTCGCATGACGCGCCACATCATCCCGGGCGGTCCTTTCGAGCGCCTCGCCAAGGCGCACCCGCTGATTGCGGGCCGCAAAGTGGCGATCGTCGAGGAACGTCGAGGTCGCGAGAGTAGCGAGGGGCGTTTCCCGCCGCCCCGCAAGCATGAACGCAGGCTGTCATTGGGTCCACCCCTCACGCCTCATGGGTCCGGTGGGAGAAGACGTCAGCGAGTGCACTGATGAATGACCGAAAATGGCTTTGTTCAGCGTCTGTCTTTCGGATCGTCGCTCGCCACGTGCAGGCAACGCCGCGTTCGCCGAGCCTGATGAGTTGCAGCGCATTCCGCGCGCTATGGCGCTCCACGAACCACCTGCTCAGGATGCTCACGCCGAAGCCGCCGGCAACGAGGCTGCAAGCATAGTCGGCCGCACCGACCGATATGAGGTTGCGAGGAAATATCCCTGCAGGAAGGAAGAAATGTTCGACTTCCTGTCCGCGTTCGAGAACCGCGCTGTATGTGACGAATGGTTCCTGCTCGAAGTCCGACGGCGACAGCCACGGCCGGGCGGCAAGTGGATGACCGATCGGAACCACGCCGACGAGTTCGTCGTCCGCCAGCGCATGCGCCTCCAGCCCGCGACGTGAGTAGTCACCAAGCGCGATCGTCAGGTCGACGTCTCGGGATATCAATGCGTCGAGCGGCAAGCGCGAGGAATCACCCGCGATCTCGATCATCAACTCCGGATGGGTCAGCATGCAACCCGCCACGATCGGCGACAGCTCTCGGTGGAGATTGTATCCTCGCACTTCGATCCGGACCGTGGTGCTCCGAGCACTGCGTGCATAGTCCAGGCTGCGCTCGACCTGATGCAGTTCCTCGATGATCACACGTGCTGCGTTCAAAAGGGCCTTTCCTGGTGAGGCAAACTGGATCCGACCGTTCACACGGTGAAAAATCGTGGCGCCGGTCACGCGCTCGATCTCGCGCAGCCGGTTGCTGAGCGCCGGTTGACTGATCCCGAGCCGCTCGGCCGCCTTGGAAAGGTTGTCCGCGTCGTCCAGTGCGACGAGTGCTCGCAGTTGCTTGACCGTCAGTCTGTTGAGGGTCTTCAGCGGTCGCACGGCTCGTCTCCAGTTTCTGCCCGGCTCGTGTTCATTCAGAACTCGTATCAACTCCATTCAGAATTCGGAATGCGGCAGTCGCATGATCGATGCTACCCCGTGCGCTGGCAGAGCGGTGCATCCGGCACCATCATTCGCGAGGTCTTGCATGAAGCTCGGTTCCGTATCTCTCGAAGAACGTGGGATGGTCTTGCACATTGCAGCGTCGGAGCAGGGACCGGCGCGTGACCTCTACGCCAACTACCACTGGCTTCGAGACAACTGTCCGTCGTCGTTCGATGCCAGGATCGGCGACCGCCAGTACGACATTGTCGCCGACAGCACCGAACTGCGGCCCAGCGAGGCACGCCAGGAGGGGGACGACCTCGTGATCGTCTGGTCGGGTGATGGCCATTTCAGCAGGTTCGATCTCGGGTGGCTCTGTCGTTGGCTGGAGCGCCCGGGGCACCCTGATCCCGCGCGCGTTGCAAAGCGCTTCTGGACGGCAGGGAGCGCGAGCATACCGAAGCGCTTCCAATTCACGTCCCTGACCTGTGATCGGAGCACCGCTCGCGCATATCTCGGCACGCTGCTTGGCGACGGCATCGCATTGGTCGAGCACGTTCCGGACAGTGACGAGGGTGTCCGGCTCGTCGCTGAGGTCGCTGGACATGTGCGCGCAACCTTCTCGGGAACCTATTTCGACGTCAAGAGCTATGCCAAGCCGGTCGGCACGGCCTACACGGCCCAGGCGCTCGAGCCGCATACGGACAGTCCTTGCGAAGCGTACCCCGGTTGGATTCAGTATCTCCACTGCCGGGTGAACGATGCGACCGGCGGCGAAACCACCTTCGTCGACGGCGCGGCCGCGGGACTTCGAGCTTCTTTCGGAATTCTCCATCCCCTTCCGTTTCTCGCACGACGCCATGGATATGCGTGCACGCCAGACCGTCATCGTTCTGGGGAGTGACGGCGAGGTCGAGGGCGTCACCATCAGCCAGCACATGTCCGATGTTTTCGACCTCGATCAGCACCTCCTCGACAAATATTATCCAGCCTTCCGTCGCTTCGGCGCCATGCTGCGCGATCCCAAGTACCTCATCTCCATCAAGCTCGCACCAGGGGAGTGCGCGGTGTTCGACAACCAGCGGATCGTGCACGCCAGGACCGCATTCGATCCCACCAGCGGGGCGCGCCACTTGCGCGGATGTTATACGGATCGCGGCGAGCTGCGGTCGCGCTACCGGGTGGCCATGCGCGAGGCCGATGCCAGCGGAGAAAAGGAGGTGCGGACGTGACCCACATGCAGGAGATCATAGCAAAGGCCAGCGCCTTGCCGTGGCCCGACGAGAGGACGCTCCGGCTCGACCTTGCCGTTGCCTTCCGGCTTGCGGCGGATTTCGGCTGGACGGAGTCGGTCGGCAATCATTTTTCCGCTGTCGTGTCGCCCGGGGAAGGCACCTTCCTCATGAATCCGCGATGGCAGCATTTCTCGACGATTCGCGCGAGCGAACTCCTGCTGCTGAACTGGAACGATACCGGGACGATGCAGCGACCCAATCCGCCCGACCGGTCGGGTTGGTGCATACACAGCCAGCTCCACGCGGCGCTTCCCCATGCGCGCGTCGTCCTCCACATCCATCCCTGCTATGCGACAGCACTCGCAGGGTTGGCCGACCCGAGCCTGAAGCCGATTGACCAGGTGACCGCACGCTTCTGGGACCGCGTTGCCATCGATCTCGAATTCGAACAGGTCTCGACGACGGAGGCCGAAGGGCGAAGGCTGGCCTCGGTCATCGGCGAGCATTCGGTCCTGATGATGGGCAATCATGGGGTGACAGTGGCGGCCGAGACCGTGGCCCATGCCTTCGAGGAGCTTTATCTCTTCGAGCGCGCCTGCCGCACGATGGTGCTCGCCTACGGGACAGGTCAGCCCCTGAATGTCATGTCCGATGCCATTGCAGCAGTGACATCGCGAGGATGGGACGGCTGCCGGGAGATGGCGGTGTCGCACTTCGAGCAATTGAAGGCCAAGATCATCCGCCAGGACCCCTCGGTCGCCGAATAGCTCGGCGGATGCAGGCGGCTCGATCGGGCGCTATGATGGAGCAGGCTTCAACCGATGGGCAGGGCGAGGGATGCGGCGCATACGCTCGGGACGGCATCACACGCGATTTGAGTTCGGCACGCTGACGATGACATCCTTGTGCGATGGCTTCGTCGACATGCCAACCTCACGATTGCGTCGGATCGGCGACCGCGTGTTCGGTGACGACCTGCCGCCTCGGGTACGCCTCGTCGACGGCAATCTGAGGCTGTCGGTCAACGCCTTCGCGCTCGATGACGGGGGCGACGTCGTGCTGTTCGATACGGGAGCAGCCGACGTCTGGCACCCCAGCATGGGGCGACTTCCGGATGCCGTGCGAGAGGCTGGCATCGAGCCCGAGAGGGTCCGGACCGTCGCCTTCACCCACACGCACCTGGATCATATTCACGGTCTGATCCTGCCCGGCGGGAATGTCGCATTCCCCCGGCTCTCCCGCCTTCTGGTGCCCCGAGCGGAGATGGATATGTTTCGCGCTGTGGTGCGGCTCGAGCGCTTTCACGACATGGCGGAGGCTTTCGACGACGGCGATGAAATCGCAAGGAATGTCAACGCCATTGCCGCTCCCGGTCATGAAGTGGGACACACCTGCTTTCGGGCGACGAGCGCCGGCGAGACGGTGCTGATCTGGGGGGATATCATTCATGTGCCGTCGATCCAGTTCGAGCAACCGGACATCGCCTGGGAATTCGACCGCGATCAGACACTCGCTCGCGCGAGCCGCATCGAGGTCATGTCCCTGGCTGCCGACAACGATTTCCTGATTACGGGAGCTCATCTGGATGCCCCGGGTGTCGGGCGCATCATCCGATCAGGGGCCGGCTTCAGCTTTTGTCCGCTTTAGGTTTTCGCCCCCTCCGGATGATGGCGATCGAGTGCCCGACGTCCTCGGTCCGCCTCGCGCACGTACTCTCGAGCGAATTGGGCCTTACCGGCAACCGCCACTGGCAATGGCATCGCCGGGTGTGAGCCTCGTTCCTTGCGATTTTCCGAGGCAACCGTGACGCCGCCGACCAGGACGTCCGCCTGATCGTTGACCTGTTTTGCCTGGTCCTCGGCGATGTGCGCAGAGCGGGCTGTCGTCGATGGACCGCTGTGGCCGAGCGGCTCGCCGATCATCACTGGCGAGCCGCCGTTGGACGCAACGATGCTGGCAACGGAGTGCCGAGCATTTGGTAGGCGAACGTCCGGGGTCCTCGCCCCCCTCAACCCGGATGCGGACCGATGCGCTCGCCGTGTTTGACCCGCTCGGGCGCCTTGTGCACGAGCGTGTAGGCGTAATCGACGCCCATGCCGTACGCCCCCGAGTGCTCTTGGACGAGACTGATCGTGGCGTCGTAGGTATCCTTGCGCGCCCAGTCGCGCTGCCACTCGAGCAGCACCTGCTGCCAGGTCATCGGCACGACGCCAGCTTGGACCATGCGCTGCATCGCATGGTCGTGCGCGTCCTTGCTGGTGCCGCCGGAAGCGTCTGCGACCATGTAGATCTCGTAGCCGCCCTCCTTCATGGCCGAGAGCGCGAACATGGCGTTGCAAACCTCCGTCCAGAGGCCCGCGACCACGATTTTTTTTCTTCCGGTCGCCGCGAGTGCATCACGCACGTTCCGGTCGTCCCACGAG
This sequence is a window from Hyphomicrobiales bacterium. Protein-coding genes within it:
- a CDS encoding isochorismatase family protein; this encodes MTSYLELLTPQNSQLIIIDHQPQMAFGVQSIDRQMLKNNVVALAKAAKVFGVPTTITTVETESFSGHTYPEILAVLPDNKILERTSMNSWDDRNVRDALAATGRKKIVVAGLWTEVCNAMFALSAMKEGGYEIYMVADASGGTSKDAHDHAMQRMVQAGVVPMTWQQVLLEWQRDWARKDTYDATISLVQEHSGAYGMGVDYAYTLVHKAPERVKHGERIGPHPG
- a CDS encoding sodium-dependent transporter — translated: MLTMREQWGSRTGFILATIGAAVGLGNIWRFAYVAGENGGAVFLFIYLLFILLIGLPLVVAELAIGRHGRGDAVAAFEADGCDSVWRGAGWIGVIGAGLILSFYSVIAGWALKYFAGAATGALWQTATGGFGSYFEAFVSGTGEPLLWQAIMLLAAAIVVAGGVNRGIERINLWLMPLLALIVILLAAFALTLPGASRGVSFLFAPDWSALTQPTVYLNALGQAFFSLGVGVAVFITYGSYLGRETRIPGAAATIVVGDTVFAMVAGLAIFPAVFALGGDPAAGPRLAFITFPQVLLQMPIGTWIGIVFFLLLAAAALTSIIALLEVPVAVAANRLGWSRIRATAVVTTVVFVVGIPSALSYGVLGALTLGGLPVLDAIDHAVSNFILPLCGLAIAIYVGWRLAPATVMEAANLEKSAVGRTWLWLLRIVVPATIAVILMRSLALI
- a CDS encoding MBL fold metallo-hydrolase yields the protein MRRIRSGRHHTRFEFGTLTMTSLCDGFVDMPTSRLRRIGDRVFGDDLPPRVRLVDGNLRLSVNAFALDDGGDVVLFDTGAADVWHPSMGRLPDAVREAGIEPERVRTVAFTHTHLDHIHGLILPGGNVAFPRLSRLLVPRAEMDMFRAVVRLERFHDMAEAFDDGDEIARNVNAIAAPGHEVGHTCFRATSAGETVLIWGDIIHVPSIQFEQPDIAWEFDRDQTLARASRIEVMSLAADNDFLITGAHLDAPGVGRIIRSGAGFSFCPL
- a CDS encoding DUF3179 domain-containing protein, coding for MRAATCFVHLMTLVALSVLLGSLGPDASVAQERKPLPAYAIEQFGEPPAIPDGPLSDELQRAVRAVFVESISQGRWGPQQTGALQEIAKSGDPRLAWLITDMLRFTWQAGFARELSEAAAALLGVEFEPAFDLEAISNRLIAWDVPEFPGYLAFKRSIFTSFVPGWQEIFVEGDIDWRLVSWGGVLIDNRPYDQTDVSCNCIPAADNPKVSSVEEATWLKDDDVVFGIEVNGEFRAYPRRIMEVREMVNDTLGGRHLAIPYCTLCGAAQAYLTDRMPEGIERPILRTSGLLIRSNKVMYDVNTHSVFDTFLGRAVTGPLAEKGLKLQQVSVITSDWGSWRRAHPATTVLVEALALGRNFDFRNGRDANGPIFPVGDVDPRLPVHEDVIGVVTATGTPVAFQRTTAMAALLNGATVGFENVRLVLDAGGIKAVDANGSDLGSHQAFWFAWSQFHEGTVLWTQ
- a CDS encoding LysR family transcriptional regulator, translated to MELIRVLNEHEPGRNWRRAVRPLKTLNRLTVKQLRALVALDDADNLSKAAERLGISQPALSNRLREIERVTGATIFHRVNGRIQFASPGKALLNAARVIIEELHQVERSLDYARSARSTTVRIEVRGYNLHRELSPIVAGCMLTHPELMIEIAGDSSRLPLDALISRDVDLTIALGDYSRRGLEAHALADDELVGVVPIGHPLAARPWLSPSDFEQEPFVTYSAVLERGQEVEHFFLPAGIFPRNLISVGAADYACSLVAGGFGVSILSRWFVERHSARNALQLIRLGERGVACTWRATIRKTDAEQSHFRSFISALADVFSHRTHEA